aATCGGATATCTCattgtcgagcacactcgactgtagcttttctacttgtttataaatagattttatataatatatttttatgtaatcttatttataataatgtaGCGTCACGTTTGTTCAATAATTGGATTATTGGAATTGTGTCATTGTTTGAGATTATCATTTATAAATCGATTAGCTGGGTAAAATCATGCGCCATAAATTGCgccacaaataaaacaatttggtGTTTGACTGGCAAATTTTTTGGAATCATAACTCAAAACATTTAGACGTTGCAAACTAGAATTCCAGAATGGATCTGCTACGGCGCTGTTGTGCTTTTTTGCTCATCATTAGCTCTGTTTACTCCGAGTATTTGATTCGTGTTAATCGTTTTGATTTTCGAACGGAGGACCACGAGCTAATCACCTCGCAGGGCTCATTTGTTAAGCAGGATGGCAATCGGAGTTATCTCTATGGCCACTTAATATTTAGTCGACCATTTGATGACATTCAGTTATTAACTACTATGGATATTCAACgtcaaaaaaaacaacgtaTGCGTCTTTTCGAAAAGAAAATGGATATGTGCTCTTCTTTTGGAAACCAATATCGTAGCAAGTTTGTTCAACAGCTTCATCACAATTACATGTCATATCTAAATGAGAAACCAAAGTGTCCCTTAAAAGCGGTGAGTATACGATGTAGAGTTTCCTCTGATTTTAACCCTTTCTTTGCTCTATCTTAGAACTTTAATTATTCGCTGTATCGGGCATATGTGGATGACAGTTATCTACCAGAATTCATACCTGAGTGTCGTTTCTTCATGAAGTTAGAGTTTAGTCACAAGACCAAACGCGTTGCAAATATGTTTTTCAATGGGGAATTAGGGCCTGTGCATAACAAAGCTACAACTGCTAAAAAGAAGGTTTAAGCCTATGACATTGTGACATTTTAAAAAGcggaaaatgtaattttatttttaatttaattgttttgacTTGTACTTTGACTTGCATTTTCAGTGACACAGTTGTCaactaaaaagtaaaaacatttttataatttatcagattttacaaaaaatacaaatttgaatttcttattgTGAATTTCTTATtagtgatttatttatttatttaacttcaTAATATAAAACGATAGTAATATCTACATATTCCATCTCATCTTAAACTAGGACTATATAGTTCTTAAGTAAAGCGACATTTCGGCAACAAAGTATTTCGTATAAAAggtaatttctatattttgttgAATCAACATAATTATGTCATTGTAgttaatttttgatatttctaAACAATatgttatgtactttatatatttgatatttttataaataaaatatattaccaAATTCTCAATTGGAAAAATATACCcacaaaatctatatttgatTATTCAATAATCATTGAATATCCATTTCAATCAGACAATTTTTACTGCTAAATTTAACTCATTAGAAGAAGCTCATTAACTTTTGTTATTAGCTAAATCACTAAAGTTACAATGGTAAAAGAATATTCAAAGCTCATCTATCGGAATGTCAGGTTGGTTCTGGTTGTGCATTTTTTTAGGATTACTCGCCCTGGATGTGGATGGAAAATCCGATGTACGCAATTATTGGGTTATTATCGAAAAAATTACTCTTAAACACATAGCAAAGGAATACGTCAATGATATAAACTGTGTGTTGACACAAAGACACAATAACAGCGTCGTCGattgttatttaattcttcaacgaaatgttaaaaatataaaaatggaGGTTTATTTAGATATGATGAGACCAAACACTCAGAATCTTCGTCTCTTCAATACCCAGCTAGAGGTATGTGAATTTTGGACATTAGCACACAAGAATCCTTTGCTAAATATATTGACAAGCACTTTTACTCGGGTGATAGATTCCAACATAAAGTGCCCATTAAAAGCGGTAAGATATttgtaaaatagaaaaatgaattattttatgaaaagattaaataaaagaCCAATTTTTTTACTTCAGCACTTTAACTATTCATTTAGTAACTGGCAACTGAAGGAAGGTGATTTGCCAAGTTATTTGCCCGACTGTCAATTAAGGTCCATAAGCAAATTCTCTACAAATAATCAATTAGTTTTAATCTCAAATGTTTTGGCAAAAGTTGAAcgtaaaaaataaagttttcatttacaatactaaattacttttataaaaaatgataaataaataatggtAATGAAAAGTTTAACATTTTCTATTGAGtcaatttaataactttgaccCGCAGCCTTGGCCACGCATCACAAAATAGTAAAGAGGATATGTATGTTAGTTTCTTGGATTACATCGGAAAGTTTTCGTTGTACATACTCTTTGGATTTCTATAGTTTAccatattgaaattttttataataattcatgttaatatttatttcatttttactttGTAGTAATTTTCTTCAAAAGCCGTTgagttaatttattaattaaggCTTAATAAGTTTTTGATAAGTGAACTTGTATTCTCAATTAACAATATTTGATTGTTAAAAGAGTATACCCAGTATTTAGATGTAATTATTAGCATCATATATCGATTTTGAATTGGAAAAGACGAATAAATATCCTAATTTGCCATAAACTTGGAAATAATTACtgttattcaatttcaatcacTCGAAATAGTATCTAATTTATATGACATGCGTTTTTTGgtgaaatttgattttagtaaatttgaaatttcgtCAGTTAGTCATCAGAAGCTCATTAAGCTTATTTAGAGCTCTGTTGTCGCCATGGCTAGATTATTCTTCTTTTGTCTTTGGCTGTGTATTCCCTTGGGAATCACAGGAAAGATAAAAGAACGTAATTTTCGATTTGTTATCGACAAATTTGAGTTCAAGTCAACTAATAAGGAATTATTTAAAGACTCTAACTGCATAGTATCGCAGTTGCAAAATCGTAGTTTTCTAGACTGTCATTTTATGCTTTTACGTACCGTTGAAAATTTCGATTTGGAAACACAACTGGATATGTTGAGGCGCAACCATCAGTTAATGCATCTATATAAAGTACGCATGGATGCCTGTCAATTTTTGTCAACTGTGCACAAGAATCCATTGGTAAACATATTGGCCAAAAGACTCATGAAAGTTTCAAATGTCAACTTTAAATGCCCATTGAAATCGGCAAGTCACTTGAGTAAttggattttgatttttgtaatAAGATTAATCTCTCAATTTTCAGCACTTTAATTATTCAGTGCACCACTGGCATATGGACGAAAGTGATTTTCCAAGTTATATACCTGAGTGTCAACTTAAAGGTAATACCAAGTTTTTTACCAACAATAAGATGGCTCTGATCATGAATTTCTTGGGTAGTATCGTTCACAACAAGTAAACTAATTAATAGAAAGTGAATGTaccttatatatgtatgtttaccATTTGTTTCTCACACtaattgcattcaaaaatattgttttgattGAACTTTAATAAATGTGGCACTCGTAAAAATTAGATTAGTTTTATAATAAGTATACGGTTGTGAgctttattgcatttttaatgactttttCATGAATTATGtcacaattcaattcaacttCGGTACTTATCATGAACGGTTCGGTTTATCTTTCACTCTTGTTACTTATAGTTGTCGTGCACTCTGAACGCAACTTCCAAATGTATTTAGAAAATGTAACATTTCAAAACTCTGATCAAAAcgtatttgaaaatgtattcgGTGAACTTGTTCAACTAAAAAATCGCACTTATATCAGCGGCGGCTTCACATTGCGACGAATTGTGTCAAAGTTCGCTATAAAAGCTTCTATTGATTTGATTAAAACTCATAATCAAAAGTTACGCCTTTTCAATGTAGATGTAGACGGATGCAGTATTCTGAATAAGGGAACTAGAAATTCCTTGTACGACATAATATTAAAGACATTCAGAAGGCATTCAGCTAATGTACTGAGATGTCCATTTTATCCGGTGAGTAAGAGGATTAAGATTTTTCGTATTATAattgtttcctttttgttttgaatagAAAGTCAACTATACGGTTCAAGGAATGTATTTAGATGAGAATGATTTTTCGATTTATGTGCCTGAGTGTAAATTTCAAGGAGTTTGGGATTTTCTTtcgaacaaaaaaattattattcgaCTCTTATTTAATGGAGGAGTTAAACGCAATTAatacaaagtattttaatGAAGTTACAAccgaaatatataattaaaaaaaaaacgaatttattaaaatttaaaaaaattgttctgaattgaaaaagatataattttctaaaattgtgaaaaattaaGTTCTTAAAACAGAACCAAagacaaaattattaaaactaagaaGAGTACTCAGAAAAATGCCAAAGGCAAAAACATTTTGGAATCTCTGGAAATTCCTATACAGTGTTAATCTATTCATtcttcataaataaaataaataaattattattaataatagttaACATTCTTATAATATGTTTTGAGGTCtaaaaagtattatatttttttttactatttttgtatattcttctataaaatattttagtcaTCATATTGCGATTTCTCAATTCAAGATTTACGTGCTTTCGACtcacttattattttaaaattcttagtaCTAAGATGAAAATCATTATTTTAGAACTCTTTGTTAGCAGTGTGGAAATGTTAAAAGTTGATTTACTTAGAATATTAACTCTTTTTTTGAAGAGtgtgaaaattttattttatatttaatatttctatatagTGTCATACAGTGTATAATTAGTAACCATTCAAAGCTGCATCATTAGATTTCGAACATATTGGTTCATCAGAAACTCATTATACATTATCTATCAATAGGTTTACCATTTAAAGCGAGTATTTTGAGCTATTCAATAATGAACTATGGCTAGATGGTTCAGGTTGTGGCTTTGCTTGTGTATCGTATTTTCGGTgcatacaaaaaaagagaaacaagaCTTTCAATTCGTTTACGAAGAGTTTACTTATAAGCATTCGGCCCCGGATTATATTGATGTTTTTAGTTGCCAATTATCGACAATACGTAATCGCAGCTGTCTCAATTGTAATATGATATTACGACGAAACATTGAGAAGGTTATATTAGATGCCAGTTTTGAAATGTTGAAGCCAAATAATCAAACCATGCGTTTGTTTCATATTAACATGGATGGTTGCCAATTTTTTGCGAGCATTCATAAAACACGTCTTCTTCGAGTGTTCGCAAAGAGTCTTGCGAGTACAATTCATGGGAGTTTGAGGTGTCCTATAATATCGGTAAGTCAGACAATATCGGTAAGTTGACTATGAAAATATgtcatttctatttttcttattcaattgcagcaatttaattattcgATTACAAATTGGCATTTGAACGAAAGTGATTTTCCAAATTATGTGCCCGAGTCtcgtttattgttttatacTACGTTTTATATTAATTCCAAAGTcgctttaaaaacaaaaagccgTTTCAGTGTAgtgtacaaataaaaaagaagaaaaagaagttaacaaaataatattcttttttaatcCGTATGGACAAATTGCAATGAGCAAAGgtcaataaattttcaatatttggaTGTAATTATCGATCAATAATTTCAtccataaaatttaataacaaataatggATTATAATATTCAGATTGTCACTTTttataaacacacaaacattaGAGGTTGACTATTGGCCATGACAAGTTTTATTTATCTGTGGCTCCTACTTCCTATTGCGAGCGTTAGCTCGGAGGAGagtttgaaatttatgatcgagaaatttgttttgaaagtCAATAATCCAGCGGTGATTGATGAATTCAACGGACATGTAACTAGAATGAATAATCGCAGCCTTGTCCATGGTGTGTTAAGGCTTTCTCGCCttgttaatcaatttaaagcaCAATGGATTATGGATCTCGTCAAGTTGAATAATCAAACTGTGCGACTTTTTAATGCTCGATTCGATGGTTGTAAGTTCCTGGAAGGCACTCACAAAAGTCTATTgcttaatgtatttttaaaaacggTTAAGAGTCACCTCTCATCAGATATTTTCTGTCCTATAAAGCCGGTGAGtgctatataaaaatatctattcaatgtaaatttcatttgttgcctTCTTCAGAACTACAATTATACGCTTAAAAATTGGATTTTCGAATTAAAATCATTTCCCAATTATGTGCCCGAATGCAAGTTTAAGGGAATATTCGAAATTTCAAcggacaacaaaaaagcagcTAGCGGAAAATATTATGGTCAGATAACGCGCGATTGAAATACACATAATTGAGGCATTATTTAGAAATTCAATAACTAATATCTACAAATAATCATATTCAATTGTACGTATTTATGATATCTACATAAATGAGCGCAATTTCgaagaataatttattttaaatatgatttccAAATTCGAGCAATTTAGTTGCAGTTGAGGTTTCATCATGGCAGTTTGGTATCGGTTGCTGTTTTTCCTTATCATCGTTTCGTCAGAGAAACGAcgatttcatttaatattagatGTAGTCGACATTAAATCTTGGGCACCTGATCTCATAGATGAGATCAACTCAACACTGGTTCAAATAAACAATCGAAGCATAATTAATGcttatttgatattaaaaagaaatgttgATAAAATTGATGTGAATACAGTATTGGACTTCTGGAAAGTCAATAATGAGAGGCGAAGGCTGTACAATCTAACAATGGATGCTTGCCGATTTTTAACAAtgattcataaaaataatctatTCGCTATATTCTCTAAGAGCTTTAAAAAACATACGGATGGATCATTAAAATGTCCCTTGAGAGCTGTGAGTATTTGGAATTGGTAATTAGTTTACTAAGACTTCTTATTTATTACTCTAGCATCATAATTACACTCTTCAAAACTGGTATTTGGACGAAGAGGATTTTCCCAACTTTGCTCCCGAAGGAAGTTTTGTGACTATGAcagaatatataatacataagaAAAAGGTTTTGCGTGTAGTGACGCGTGGAAGAATTGTGTACTAAGACTTTGTACTTTCAATaacaatatcaattaaaatatttaatttgcattccATTTGAGTTTTGGCTTAACAATGCTGTGAGAATTTAGGAGATAAAGGTTATTAGTTCCGCTTGACTTTTACATCAATTCCGTTTATCTATCATTAACAATGACTGAATTCTTTAATCGGAATGATTATACTCCAAAATATTACTTCAGTTAGGAATTCGAACTATACGTGGTTGGTCATaaaatctttaataaaatgcattaaattattgaaagatAGATGATTGCCATTATCttagctttaaatattttgcaacgTCAATAAAAAGATTAATTATCGCCTGAATTCAACGAGCAGTTTGTGGCATATGTTAGAAATGGTTTCCAGAATTATGACAATTATTCCTATAGCTGTGATATTCAATATCTTTATGATATCGCAAGCAAGGAAGGTaagttaaatgcaaatgaattattattatacaacaaTTAACTAATTGAACATTTATGTCTTACTAGCGACAACTTACTACAGAGTTTTCTAAATTCGAGTGTGTAAATCAATGGCCTGAAATATTACAAATCAAATGTCACATTAACAGGACATCGAGAAATATCTCTGCATTATATGGAGAATTCAAATTCTGGGAAgatgtaaataatataaacgGAAACTACCTTGTGGGTGTTGAATACAATAAGAATTTTATCAACTATACTGCAGTTGAGTTGGACTATTGCGCTGCTTTGCATACTGCTTACAGTCAAACCTTGCTTCAAGTAGTTGCTGTCGGACTTCGGAGTGTGTCTAATTTTCCACATAATTGTCCATTCAAGAAGGtaggaaaaaaaacaagatCAATATAGTTTGTGGCGAGTTTTCAATGACCTTCGTCTTTGCAGaataaaacttattttgtGAATGGCTTTACAATGGACCCTAAAATAGTTCCGGTTTATATGCctaatttatcatttataacGAATGCGACTATGTTCTTCAATAGACGAGCAGTTTTCTACGTGGCTTGTTTTGGTCGAATAGTGAGAAAGTGAGGAATTTATCGGTTTAAAGAGAAAACTTATATTTGAGGTTCACTGTGCACAAGTATAAGTAATTTAACAGACGATTACTGCAAATTTCTAGCAGTAGAGCTTGAAGTAATTATGAAATGTGCTTTAGAAATTGTATTGTAATTTAcctttgaaattaaaatactaaatccACTTTTGAATATCTCTATCCTTAATAGTTTCTGTGTAGGTATTCGGACGAAAAAGAGGAAAACATAGAATAAGTACctttaatcttaaaattgaTTTGCGAAAACCTCAATTGGCGAAATATTTCTCTTGGTTGACACTTTTTCTGTGGCGTTTGTTATAGTTTTGAAAGCATGTTCGTCTCTTCTAGgcatatgaaaattaatgatCGTCCATATGAGATTCATATTTGAGCATCAattgaataaagaaaaattttaaCTTATGTTCTGTGTTTGATATGTTGtaactgcattttattttttaagctaTTGATTtcgtattcaatttaaaaatttactgCCTATACTAGATATAAACTCATGTCATTATGACTATGaaacttattatttaaattaaaaaatagtttattatCAGAGCTTAAGATGCAACTTTCAACTTGTTTTGCAGTTTCTGCAAACGACTTCTAAAAGTCGTTTCAGTGTAACGTGTAAACAAAAAGCttcataaaattaacaaaataatattattatttttgctctGCACTCGTATGgtaaaaaaatagtaaaaatttGGATGTACTTATCGATCAATAATTTCAtccataaaatttaatatcaaataatgGATTATAATATGCAGATTgtaattttctataaatacaCAACCATTAGAGGTTGACTTTTGGCCATGACAAGTTTTATTTATCTGTGGCTCCTACTTCCTATGATTTTTAATGCTCGATTCGATGGTTGTAAGTTCCTGGAAGGCACTCATAAGAGTCTATTgcttaatgtatttttaaaaacggTTAGGAGTAACCTCTCATCAGATATTTTCTGTCTTATAAAGCCGGTGAgtgttatataaaaatatctattgaattttgtttcaatCTTCAGAACTACAATTATACACTTAAAAATAGGATTTTCGAAGTTAAATCATTTCTTAATTGTGTGCCCGAGTGCAAATTTAAgggaatattaaaaatttcaatggacaacaaaaaaaacagctaGCGAAAAATATTATCGTCAGATAACGCGCTATTGAAATACACATAATTGAGGCATTATTTAGAAATTCAATAACTAATATCTACGAATAATCATATTcaattgtatgtatttatgataTCTGCATAATTGTCGCAATTTcaaagaatttatttgaaatatgattTCCAATTTCACGAAATGTAGTTGAAATTCAGGTCTCTTCATGGCAGTTTGGTATCGGTTGCTGTTTTTCCTAATCATCGTTTCGTCAGAGAAACGAcgatttcatttaatattagatGTAGTCGACATTAAATTTTGGGCACCTGATCTCATAGATGAGATCAGCTCAACACTGGTTCAAAAAAACAATCGAAGCATAATTAAtgcttattttatattaaaaaaaaatgttaataaaattgatgTGAATACAGTATTGGACTTCTGGAAAGTCAATAATGAGAGGCGAAGGCTGTACAATCTAACAATGGATGCTTGCCGATTTTTATCAAtgattcataaaaataatctatTCGCTATATTCTCTAAGAGCTTTAAAAAACATACGGATGGATCATTTAAATGCCCCTTGAGAGCTGTGAGTATTTGGAATTGGTAATTAGTTTACTAAGACTTCTTATTGATTACTCTAGCATCATAATTACACTCTTCAAAACTGGTATTTGGACGAAGAGGATTTTCCCAACTTTGTACCCGAAGGAAGTTTTCTGACTATAACAGAATGTgtaatatataagaaaaaggCTTTTCGTGTAGTGACGCGTGGAAGAATTGTGTACTAAGACTTtgtacatttaataataatattaattaaaatgttttatttgcatttcatttgatttttttagcTTAACAATGATTACTGCAAAATATTAGTTTAGCTAGGAATTCATACTATATATCGGACTTCGAAGTGTGTCTAATTTTCCACATAATTGTCCTTTCAAAAAGgtaagaaaacaaatttaatttatagagtatattttaattttctcatttttcttTGCAGAATTACAGATATTTTGTGAATGGTTTTACAATGATCCCGAAAATAATTCCTTTTTATATGCCTAATTTATCATacataacaaatgcaactatttttttcaataagCGAGCAGTTTTGAGTTTGAAATTGTACtgtaatttttcattaaaattaatattaatttaatgactCATTTATAAATGCTGAATTTGTGTTAGGACATACAAACCAAAAGTCGTAGTAGAAGAATTGTCAAATTAAATGATCGGtcaaaagataataaaaagatattaatattatatattaattttgctatttgacttttttgttcaataCTATTGAAAGAgttgatatataatatttagatCTTTCTGTCGCCAATTTTTTTAAGTAGTTAATTATTGAGCATTcgatattaattaaaaactaagtATAGACAACATATGC
This window of the Drosophila albomicans strain 15112-1751.03 chromosome 2L, ASM965048v2, whole genome shotgun sequence genome carries:
- the LOC117563698 gene encoding uncharacterized protein LOC117563698, coding for MAVWYRLLFFLIIVSSEKRRFHLILDVVDIKFWAPDLIDEISSTLVQKNNRSIINAYFILKKNVNKIDVNTVLDFWKVNNERRRLYNLTMDACRFLSMIHKNNLFAIFSKSFKKHTDGSFKCPLRAHHNYTLQNWYLDEEDFPNFVPEGSFLTITECVIYKKKAFRVVTRGRIVY
- the LOC117563695 gene encoding uncharacterized protein LOC117563695, which produces MLPKEANEVINSKKRKSLQPTERMHTLLQKDVLQYKIDNSVSVYLMAVLECISSDILKIAAEYVCNISHCEIVKEDLEVVLNAERVLDMFDMLDQSSEQVSVYSEYLIRVNRFDFRTEDHELITSQGSFVKQDGNRSYLYGHLIFSRPFDDIQLLTTMDIQRQKKQRMRLFEKKMDMCSSFGNQYRSKFVQQLHHNYMSYLNEKPKCPLKANFNYSLYRAYVDDSYLPEFIPECRFFMKLEFSHKTKRVANMFFNGELGPVHNKATTAKKKV